The following proteins come from a genomic window of Paramicrobacterium humi:
- a CDS encoding ABC transporter ATP-binding protein — protein MNTPTAVEAIELVKTYGDSDTIVKALDHASLSILRGRFTAIMGPSGSGKSTLMHAMAGLDSVDSGSIRLGDMEMTRLSERERTVLRRTRIGFVFQSFNLVPALTAEENIELPLRLAGQRADRAWLDELAMTLGISDRLKHRPSELSGGQQQRVAVARALVSRPNVVFADEPTGALDSRTSHALLSFLRRAAHEFDQTIVMVTHDPNAAAHADRVEFLSDGRVVDGFDEPTAGKVLDRMALFEVASAIEPEVAA, from the coding sequence ATGAACACCCCTACAGCTGTCGAGGCCATCGAACTCGTCAAGACATATGGCGACTCAGACACCATCGTCAAGGCGCTCGACCACGCAAGCCTCTCCATTCTGCGCGGCAGATTCACGGCCATCATGGGCCCATCAGGCTCAGGAAAATCGACGCTGATGCACGCGATGGCGGGGCTCGACTCGGTAGATTCAGGCAGCATCCGTCTCGGCGATATGGAGATGACGCGGCTCAGTGAACGCGAGCGCACGGTGCTTCGTCGGACGCGAATCGGCTTTGTCTTCCAGTCGTTCAATCTGGTCCCCGCACTCACCGCGGAGGAGAACATCGAGCTGCCGCTTCGGCTCGCTGGTCAGAGGGCAGACCGCGCGTGGCTCGATGAACTTGCAATGACGCTCGGAATCTCCGATCGGCTCAAGCATCGCCCCTCGGAGCTCTCCGGCGGCCAGCAGCAGCGCGTCGCCGTGGCGCGCGCCCTCGTGAGCCGACCGAATGTGGTGTTCGCCGACGAACCCACGGGCGCACTCGACTCTCGCACCAGCCATGCGCTCCTGTCGTTTCTTCGTCGAGCCGCGCACGAGTTCGACCAAACGATCGTCATGGTCACTCACGACCCCAACGCCGCCGCCCATGCCGATCGCGTGGAGTTCCTCTCGGACGGCCGCGTCGTGGATGGATTCGACGAGCCGACGGCTGGAAAGGTGCTCGACCGAATGGCGCTCTTCGAAGTTGCCTCGGCAATTGAACCGGAGGTGGCGGCATGA